The genomic interval aatcaaataagtaaataaataaatttatggagGACACTGGAGTACCTCATGTAAACCACCGATCCCTGGTAAGTTACCGACGAACTTTCTCTCACATTTGACGTATTACACACCATAGAAGTGGAAGACGATtatgtggtcttcaacgaatgttagattttaaatatggtacttgctgctgcctcgcttggcgctcagcgctgagagattagagcaaggaaacatgacctGTACGCCCgatgtcagcataatgtgattgggtggggtgtcaggtctggtgtcctCTGCATGATATTTCAACTgctgcagcactttgacggcatggactcgacctatcacaagaaaacacaatatatatatagacaagaTAAGATGTGCAAGATGGGGCGTCACACATGACATTTCAGACAGATCCAGTCAGCAAAAGACATCGCCTTAATGTGAGAGCAATTAAGCTCAAAGCGATAGATGTCTTGAATACCTCTTTAGCGTATAGGTGACAGATTTGCTAACCATCCACTGCTTGAACAATTCATTACAGGCTGTGAATTTGGGGACAGATTTTCCGGGTGCACCGTGAGACACTGCATTGCGTATCCGTTTGAATGTTGTGGAACTTGTTGGGACGGAAGTCAGACGAATGTTAATTATTCCACGCCGAACATATCGTCAGTTTGTGACTCAACCATAACTGTGACACTTAAGCCGACTACTCCGGCATCTAAGCCGACAACTACGACACCTAAACCGACAACCACTACACCTAAACCAATAACTACGACACCTAAACCGACAACTACCACACCTAAACCGACAACTACCACACCTAAGCCGACAACTACCACACCGACAACTACCACACCTAAGCCGACAACTACCACACCGACAACTACCACACCTAAACCGACAACTACCACACCTAAGCCGACAACTACCACACCCAAACCGACAACTACCACACCTAAACCGACAACTGCCACACCTAAACCGACAACCACACCTAAACCGACAACTACCACACCTAAACCGACAACTATCACACCTAAGCCGACAACTACCACACCCAAACCGACAACTACCACACCTAAACCTACAACTACCACACCCAAACCTACAACTACCACACCAAAACCGACAACTACCACACCTAAACCTACAACTACCACACCAAAACCGACAACTACGACGCCTAAACCAACAACTACCACACCTAAGCAGACAACTACGACACGTAAGTCAACAACTACTACACCTAACCCGACAACTACGACACCTAAACTGATAACTTCAACACCTGAACCGATAACTACCACACCTACGCCAACATCTACGGTACGTAAGCTACCAACTACGACGCCTAAAACGACAACTACCCCACCTAAGCCGACAACTGCCACACCTAAACCGACAACTACCACAGCTAAACCAGCAACTACGACAACTAAACTGATAACCACCACACCTAACCTGACGACTGCAACACCTAAACCCACAAGTACCCCACCTAAGCCGACAACTACGACGTCTGAACCTACAACTACGACGCCTAAACCGACAACTACGATACGTAAGACAGATAAGCCGACGCCTGAGTCGACAACTGCTGCACCCAGGCCCATAACAGCAACGCCTAAACTGATATCATCTAGACCAGCATTTTCAAGTCCTAAACCTAAACCCACGTCAACTACTACGACAGTATTGACGAGTGAACCAACAGCATCACTACGTGAACCGACGACAGTTGTCCGCAAACCGACGGCTTTGACGTTTGAACCAACAATATCAACGCCTTTATCGACTTCATCCAGGAAGATGTCTATCACTACGGAAAAGACACGGGACTCGTCCAAACCACTGATAAGTATTTGTACGTAGTTAGTTTAGTCTTATACtcgaaaaaaatacaataaataacaaCGGGACCATGTTGACTCAGATGAAGCGGTGTTCTCGGTGATTCGGTTGTCGCCTTACACAGTGTAATTCAGAGCATTCATCATGTACCTGATGATGGGCGGCTGTTTACTGCGAGCATCCTGCTTTCCCACGCCCGTAAATGTTAACTTGGtcgtataaatgataaatgtttcAAAGCAGCGTCTgttgataaaaaaacaatatttagcGGAAGCTGCTGTGAAACGATATACCACTACTCTTTATGTGGTACAATTCCCACACGATCCGATACTTGCAAGTCTTGAGAAAGACTTCACTCGCACTCCGTTCTACATTGAATTACCTTTCGGAGGGACCACTTGACTCCAGACATAGAatagtatacattttttttctgtaatgtcTATGAGTATTTTTAACTGCTCGTTATACAAATGTATCGGAAATTTTGATAAGACCATTTACGAGTGTTAAGAGTAAAAGGGATACATAGTTTTATGTATAGTTCCCTTGGTGGAACATGCACCATTTATAACAAACAGCCCTTTCAACCACATCAATgtagtactttatttatttatttgtttggtgttttacgccgtactcaagaatatttcacttatgcgacggcagccagcattatggtgggcggaaatcgttcagagcccgggggaaacccacgaccacccgcaggttgctgacagaccctcgcacttacggccggagatgaaccagcgtgagctggacttgaactcacagcgaccgcattgatgagaggctcctgggtcattacgctgcgctagcgcgctaaccaactgagccacgaaggcccccatCAATTTAGTCAATCTAGATGATTATTACACCCCTCCAAAAACCCCTGTCAACAGAACAGGACGTATTAGTTCTGTCTAAGGAAAAACCAAAGGTAAATGCAAAAATCGGCTTGGCTTTTCACTTGGTGACGTTTGTATACGACTGTCTATCCACAGCTAGTATAATCGGCCTGGTTGTGGGTGCTGTACTCGTCTTATTCATTGTCGGTGTCATCGCCGTAGTGTGCCTTCTGCCCCAAATGAAAGGGGTGAGTAACGTCTTTATGATTCCCTTATGTTCAGCTGCTATATAGAACACATAAGGTGTTCCTTCAACAAAAAACCTCCTAGAGGGAACCATTGAGATACCCACCATTTTTTCGGGGTATCTTTGCGGCAATAAGTGTTATATCCGCGCCGCTCGTGGGGCCATTTAGTTCGTAGGGTCAAGATTGTTGGAAGTCATATGCAAATCACACGTAATTTACAAAGACTCTTGATATAATAATGATGAAAGGCAACAATGGCATTAGGTTGGATGCTTGCCTAAGATTTGTGGTTTCTACATTAGttctacatgttcatacatgtaaatggggCGGGCGGGAGGGCGTTTGGTGGTGGGGAAGGGTGATGCTCCGTGGTGCagttgacccaggagcctctcacccatgccgtcgctgttagttcaagtccaactcacgcTGGCTGCCGAAAgggggaaggtctgacaacaacctgcggacggtcgtgggtttcctccctccataatgctggtggtcgtcgtataagtgaaatattcttgagggtaaaacaccaatcaaataaataaataaattgtgaatgtAACTGTACATTAGGAAAACAGATACTCAGGAAGGGGCGTTGATAAGTTATACTTGTTATATGTTACATTCAGTTCGGCGAGGGATATGACTGGTTCTTCGCACCCTTCTCCTGCGGGACATCATCAGACAAGAAGGACGTCTATCAGCCTGTAAGTTTAACGGTTCTTTTCCTTACACACACCTATGCCTGATGAAAACACAACTGGTGCAACAGGAAGCCCATCGAGATTAACGATTAATGATAAAATGAAACGTAGAGGACCTCTTTTTCACGAAAGACGTTTTATAACTTTTAAAGCCACAAAGCAGAAGAACTGGGGAATGCAGGATTATAGCAAAATAAATGGCATACTGTACAAACTATTCCTGGTTCTCGCGTCATTAAAAAAACACCTTACATTTGAACACAATTCTAACCTCGCAGAAAGGTTTTCTATTAATTACGGAAAGAATGTTAAAAACTTTGTTATACCTCCTGCACGGACAGAAAGTAgttgaaactgaaagtgaaaaatgaCGATTTTTGCAGCATATGGTCTTGTTACAGGGGGAAAGATTCCGGCATCAGCGAAGACCATCAGAGGATGAGGTTTTCGGTGATGATCCAAAACCATGGcattaaaactacattggatgACTTTTccatatcatattttatattgaaCGAACCGTTTATCTGCACTACAAATGGAGTTCACCTGTGCGTTAGGAACACATTCCAGTATTTCTTAGTCACGCGGATCCTCACGTGACCTGATCTCCCGCAGTTTTGAATATCTTTATATACAACATTACTGGCATATAATTCGTGAAAACTTAAACTGAAGGAATTTTACAGTTTGTAGTTCTTTACAGTTAGGTTTGTCTAACGTGATGAAAAAGGAAGGCATCTGGCAGTAATCCAATCAGAGTGTTGTTCCTTTTCTTAAACATTTGTAACTGTTGCCTTTTGCAGGCCTATCGGTCGTTAATTTCATTAATTGATTTCAATTGGTTAAATTCGTTTAGAGTCACATGAGGTAGGCAGTGGTAATTGTTCAATTTACCTTCCCATTTGTAACACacagaagtaaaaaatataCTGTCTTGTGATATAGTGATAAAACCGGGATATTCAACTTCACATTTTACTACTGTGTCATTATTTGACGAAGTATAATCCGGCCAGTCCAGTCAATCCCCtgtcgaatgaatgaatggatgcgTGGGTTTTAACgctttttttcagtcatatgacgacgaggagtcattaggtatgtgtagaAACCACTACTAAAGtataatgccgaagacaccagacatgataccctaCCCcatcgcattatactgacacctagCCAGTGTTTTCTTCCTCTAACCTCTctgtgctgaacgccaagcaccATTAGTACCATTTTTCCAAGTCCTAATTAATATGACCCGACGCAGGTTtgttgatcctgggtctcccgacTTGGACGTTCTAACCagtaggccaccgaagcggttctGTCCCCTGTCGAGACTGGAGAAATAAAAATATCCCATATTACATTACAATATTAACACAGGCTGGTCAGATTTCAGTACACTGTACACTATCACTCTGAGCTgcgtgtcttgtctggtgttgTGAGAGTGgcttttcagtgaggcagcattataaaaCAAGTCAGAACATTAACAGGTTACCCCGTCGTAAATTTGATGGAACAGCTGATGCAAGCGGTATTAAACAGGTAACTACGGTGtaccaaacaaaccaacaaataTCAATAAACGACCAAGTACTTGTTTTTAGATCTGCCCTATGATTGGATTTCAAAGTTTAGTCTGGCAGCTTGCCCAATTGATTTGGATGGAAGACTGAATTACACATTACAGTAGCCACAATATGATAATTGTTACTGGTAAGACATATAACGAAAGGTTGTGCGACCATTGAATCGCTGGGACACGCGAGATGCGGATTCAATCCGGGCCATGTAGATGGAATGTGTAGTTTCCCCTACCTTCGTTGTTTTTGGCTTTTGGATAACAGTAAGCGATCCACGATGCTCATGTGACCGTTTGTGCACTTCTAAGGTTTGTTGAAAaccacctgtacatcacacgcgATAAAGTTTTTTCAGTAACTTaattaccaaaggtcagtggtttatttcgGTTTCGTCCACCTGTATTGGGCGGGTCTCTTTGACTTCTATCGTTACAATGCAGACTTGCTGAGactatcaggcccttgacccCTAATGTCGTGGGTTCGAATTCAGCTGTCAGCGCTTCGGCAGCGGTTTTCAGTCAAGAGCTTGTcagaaggtcggtggtttactccgagtcTGTAGGAAgcctccacccgtaaacctcACCGCTGTCGTATTTCGCTCTGGCTGCCAGGAAAGCCTGGCAggaacctgcgtatggtcgcgggtttccccggagctttgcccggtttcctcgcaccataatactggccgctgacGTACAAGTGAAGTACAgggtaaaataccaatccaaaaaaataaaattaccgCAAATTCTAAAGggtggcgtgaaacaccaattacaaaaaaaaacctcctGTAAAACTTTCCGCCATCCGAGCCAAAAACTCTTGATTATGGCTTTGGAcactaaataaagaaataaacaaaacatacttAGACACATCAATAAATAcctaaatgaaatcattatcatagagagtaaaacacgACACAGTCTCTCAAAATTTGAGCTGTGtgccaaaaaagaaattaaacgtAGCAAGATTTCATGAGAACAAGAGAAacgatatattttaaaaaatataatatgacAATTCTCGTTAACATGTATACCCAAAATAGCTATACCCTTCAACCACTTCACCCTTACGTTTTTCACTCCCTGTCGCTTGGACAGGTAAATCATATTTTAGAGGCTTACCAACCATCAGccaagggaagcaaatcttgtaagtGTTAGAACAGCAGTGCCCTTTGTCTACTGTATCAAAATAacctgctaaatttaacagaaagtctgttaacTGAGtaatgcagcagattattctgttaaatatatttcCTATCAGT from Liolophura sinensis isolate JHLJ2023 chromosome 3, CUHK_Ljap_v2, whole genome shotgun sequence carries:
- the LOC135463303 gene encoding mucin-2-like, which gives rise to MTTFSRGAAKRVQSKRTVPDQPTTPASKPTTTTPKPTTTTPKPITTTPKPTTTTPKPTTTTPKPTTTTPTTTTPKPTTTTPTTTTPKPTTTTPKPTTTTPKPTTTTPKPTTATPKPTTTPKPTTTTPKPTTITPKPTTTTPKPTTTTPKPTTTTPKPTTTTPKPTTTTPKPTTTTPKPTTTTPKPTTTTPKQTTTTRKSTTTTPNPTTTTPKLITSTPEPITTTPTPTSTVRKLPTTTPKTTTTPPKPTTATPKPTTTTAKPATTTTKLITTTPNLTTATPKPTSTPPKPTTTTSEPTTTTPKPTTTIRKTDKPTPESTTAAPRPITATPKLISSRPAFSSPKPKPTSTTTTVLTSEPTASLREPTTVVRKPTALTFEPTISTPLSTSSRKMSITTEKTRDSSKPLISISSIIGLVVGAVLVLFIVGVIAVVCLLPQMKGFGEGYDWFFAPFSCGTSSDKKDVYQPGERFRHQRRPSEDEVFGDDPKPWH